Within Bacillus sp. Marseille-Q1617, the genomic segment AGAGATTACCAAAAGAGAGGCTATCAATGGCTGAAGACGCTTGCTCATTACGGTTTCGGAGGCATTCTTGCAGATGACATGGGCCTGGGAAAAACTCTGCAGAGCATCGCATTCATTCAGTCGATTATGAATGAAATCAGAGGAGAGCAAGCACCGGCACTCATTGTTTGTCCTTCTTCATTAACATATAACTGGTTAAGTGAATTTACTAAATTCACACCGGGTATTGAAGCAATGGTCCTGGACGGAAACAAAACGAATAGGAAAAGACTGCAAGCAGATATTTCGAAGGTCGATGTCGTCATCACGTCTTATCCGATTGTCCGGCGGGATATTCATTGGATTGAAAACCAGAACTTTTCTGCAGTGTTTTACGATGAAGCGCAGGCTTTTAAGAATCCTGTAACTCAAACGGCTCGAGCAGTAAAAAAAATACAGGCCAGTCATCGATTCGCTCTGACTGGGACGCCGGTCGAAAATTCAATTGAGGAATTGTGGTCGATCTATCATGTTGTTTTCCCACAGCTATTCCTTGGCCTGAAGGAATACAGCCAGCTCACCCGTAAAACGATTAACCGCAGGATCCAGCCCTTCATGCTTCGAAGGGTGAAAGAAGACGTGCTTGATGAACTTCCGGAAAAAATTGAAACACGGGAAACAGTCGAATTGCTTCCGGATCAAAAGAAACTTTATGCTGCATACCTTGCTAAACTGCGTCACGACACACTGAAGCATCTGGACAAAGATACACTGCGAAAAAACAAAATCAAAATCCTGGCAGGTATCACAAGGTTGAGGCAATTATGCTGCCACCCGGCACTATTTGTAGACGGTTATAAAGGAGGCTCCGCCAAGATGGAGCATCTATTGGAGATCCTTCAAGAAGCCAATCACTCAGGCAGGAGAGTCTTGATTTTCTCACAATTCACCAGCATGCTTCAATTAATTGGAAGAGAGCTGGCACAGAAAAACGCCTCCTTTTTTTACCTGGACGGAGAAACACCTTCGGAAGAACGGCTGAACCTGTGTAATCGATACAATAAAGGGGAACGGGATATCTTCCTTATCTCGCTAAAAGCTGGTGGAACTGGTCTAAATCTTCATAGTGCAGACACGGTCATCCTGTATGATACTTGGTGGAATCCTGCAGTTGAAGAGCAGGCTGCTGACCGCGCTCATCGTATGGGACAGGAGAATGTAGTGCAGGTTATCAAACTTGTAGCCAAAGGAACGATAGAGGAAAAAATCAATGAACTTCAGGAGAAAAAGAGAAGTATGATCGAAGAGATCATTGATCCGGCTGAGGGAAAGGGAAATTACCTCAGCGAAAGAGATATCAAGGAGATATTAATGATTGAAGATGATGGATAATGTTAATATCATAGTATCTTAATTAAAAGTCTGGACTACTCAGGGTAATGAAAGCAGCGTTAAACAGTCAAAGTCCAGATATTATATAAATATGCAAAAAAGTTTTCAGGCAAATGTTTATAATAATGGTAAAATAATTAAAGGTTGAAAATGTTTAAATTATCCTGAAAAGGAAGGTACCCGATGTCTATAGAAATGGAAGAACAGAACATAACAAGATTGAGCCTGGATGGTAAAGAATACATACTGATCGGCACTGCCCACGTCTCAAAGAAGAGCGCAGAACAAGTTAAGGAAGTCATTGAAAGAGAACAGCCTGATTCCGTGTGTGTAGAGCTGGATGAACAAAGATACCAGTCCATCATGCAAGGGGACAAATGGAAGGAAACGGATATTTTCAAAGTGATAAAAGATCGTAAAGCGACATTCTTATTGATGAACTTAGCGATTTCTTCTTTTCAAAAAAGAATGGCGAAACAACTGGGCATTCAAGCTGGTCAGGAAATGATCCAAGGTATTGAGTCTGCAAAGGAAACAGGAGCGGAACTTGTCCTCGCTGATCGGAATATACAGGTGACGTTTTCCCGGATCTGGAGTAATGTAGGGTTTACTGGAAAAGCAAAATTACTTATGCAAATCATATACAGCATCTTTAGTAACGACAATATTTCAGAAGAAGAGCTTGAGAAGCTGAAATCGAAGGATATGCTTGAAGGGATGTTAAATGAATTTACAGAAACATTTCCTCGCTTGAAGAAACCATTGATTGATGAACGAGATCAATATCTTTCTCAAAAGATAAAAGAAGCTCCAGGAAAGAAAATTGTTGCTGTGCTGGGTGCGGCGCACGTTCCTGGAATTAAAGAGGAGATCAAGAAGGAACATAATCTTGATCAATTAAATGAACGCCCGCCAAAATCCCAACTTCCTAAAATCATAGGATGGGGGATCCCGGTTTTCATACTGGCACTCATTGCGTACACATTCATTTCCAACCCTGATGCAGGTATGCAGCAGTCAATCAGCTGGATTTTATGGAATGGAGGATTTTCTGCTCTGGGTGTGGCAATTGCATTCGGGCATCCATTGGCCATATTAACCGCGTTTATTGCAGCGCCTATCACTTCGCTCAATCCATTGCTGGCTGCGGGGTGGTTTGCCGGGGCCGTCCAGGCTTACTTTAAGCGTCCGAATGTTGCAGACTTCGACCGATTATCTGAAGATGTATTAAGTGTGAAGGGATTTTGGTCTAATAAGGTGACTCGTGTATTATTAATCGTAGTATTAGCCAACCTGGGCAGTTCATTGGGAACCTTTATCGGAGGAGCAGATGTCGTAAGATTATTCTTCGAAAACCTTTAATATTATTTAGGGGTGTAATAAAATGTTCAAATCATTAACCACCAATAGACTCCAATTGAGACCCTTCACGAAGAGCGACGCCCCGGATATACAAAAGCTCGCAAGCAATAAGGAGGTAGCGGGGATTATCGGCTTGCCTCAGCCGTATTTATTACAGCACGCCATTGATTGGATCGATATCCAGCCGGCTTTATTCGAAAATGGCACTGAATATCCATTGGCGATCACCCTGAAAGAAACCGATGAACTTATTGGAACCATTACGTTACGTGTCGATAAAAAAAACCAGAAGGGTGAGCTTGGGTATTGGATAGGGCAACCTTATTGGGGCAGGGGACTTGCCACTGAAGCAGTGAAGAAAATGATGAATTTCGGAATTGAAGATCTTGGTCTTAACAAGATCTTTGCCTCTGCCTTGTCGAAAAACACTGGTTCGATAGCCGTTCTTCAAAAAGCTGGATTAAAAAGAGAAGGCGTACTGAAAGAGGATCGTTTGTTTTCTGGTCATTTTGAAGATATTGATATCTATGGAATTGTGAAGAAAGACTATGAAAGTAATCATTAAAAGAACGAAGGGAGAAAGACGTAACCTCTTTCCCTTTTTAAATCAACGAAAAGAACCGGCCGAGGAGATTATCTCAACTGGTTCTTTTTTATTTCCATACTGGAAGTTGGTTGTAAGGTATATTTTTCTGATAGGTAACTAATGAGTTTGTAGAGGAAACGTACTCCAATAAATGATCCAAAGATTGAACCAAGACTGAAGAGCCAGTTCCAATTTCGTTTATAGTCGATCAGTTTCGTATTTCTTTCAAGAAAATGCTCTACAAGTGCCATAGGGAGGCTGAATGCTGTGCAAATTAAAAATATTGCTGGAAATCTTGAGTGTTTTGTCAATTGATTAAAATATACACAAGTTACCGGGAATAGCAGATAACTGAAAATGACGCTGATATCAAATGACTTAAAGAGAGTGACTGGATATTTAATATAGCCGTTTCGCACAACGATTGTATCAAGAAAAGTTGCAACATAGCTTTTCAGCAGGAAGACAATATTCCAGTCTTTCATAGGGGGCTTCCGAATCAATTGAAAGAAAGCCAAAAACCCAAATATCATCAAGCCGCGCAATACTTTGGTTTCTAATTTGCGTTTCATCTCTTCTTTCCTTTCTTGAAGTATTCTTATTAACTTTTCCTTATCGAGTGTATTTATTCAATCATGAACCTGTATCCAAGTAGTTCTTAAAGAGTAAACTTTCCCACTAATAAAGGTTTAACACTCAAGAGATAATAAGAGGGTAGCTGTCATTAAAAGGGGGATTTCAAATGAATAATTTTCAGTGGTTAACATCACTCATTAATACTAGGAATTTGATGCAGTTGACGGGATTCATGAGGAAAAGACGTAAAAACAGAGGGACATTACTATGGTCTCTAATTGGGGCAGCAGTGATGGGTGCTGTATTTGCCATTACAAGAGGAAGAATGTCTGCGAGCACGTTTGGACCGTTAAAAAGCTTTGCAAATAATATGCAACACAAGTTTCAACAGCCAAATCGGCCTTATGCTGCCGGAATGACAGAATTTGCAGATGAATTATTACCACAAGTTACTTCTAAGATGCATCCAACTAACGCAACAAGGGAACACGATCAAACGTCACCTCCCTTTAAAAGTGATCAGACGCTTGGTGAGTAATCACTTATACGTCCAAGAAGTGGCTGGGACAAATAAGTTTTAGCCTAAGTAATACCCGAACTTATTCGCCATCCAGCTGGCAAGTCAGTTCGGGTTTTTAGTTTACATGTTATTTTAGAAATTCAATAAAAAAGAGAGAGTCCTTTGAGCAATACGCTCATTCAAAGACTTCTCCCGTCATAACTGACATAAATCGGTTAAAAAACTTCCTGTAATCAAATCCGAATGCAATGCGGTGCTTTTTAGCATCTTCCTCAAACTTGATATACGGCCTGATATCTGTGATGCTTTGCCCTTGATTGATACGCCCTTCCGTTGTCTCAATATAAACGGGCAGTTCCCTGAAGGTGAACATATCTTCATAAAGAGGGGCCATAAGGGTAATCGCATCATGTACAGGGCTACCCTGAATATCTGGATTTCGTTCCTTATAGAAAGCATAATAGTAATCGAGCAGGGGTTTTAACAGCTCCGTACGTCCTTTGGAGTCTATATAGTCCACCATTTCAGGCGTTACGATTGCATAATCAGTGACATTCAGTGGAATGATTGTTAAGTTATCCGCATAGTTCATCACCAGTCTTGCCGCAACCGGATCTGAATAAAAGTTTGCTTCTGAGACCGCTGTTACATTTCCCGGAACCCAAAATGCGCCTCCCATCACATAAATTTCCTTCACTGTACCCATTAAGGCAGGGTACAGAATATACATGGTTGCGAGCGACGTTAACCTTCCTACACTCACTATGGTTAATTCTCCATCATATTGTTCAATGATTTTCACGATTTCGAAAAAGTTTTCAGTTGTGTTCCCTAATTTATCGGGAATGATTGGCCCCAAGCCGTACTCCCCATGGATTTCCGGGTAAAATATTGGTTCTTTGGCTGTCATGGGAATTTCTGCGCCCCCGATAATAGGAAACTTCTTTTCTTCCGGAACATATGTCATTAAGAAATTCGCTGTCTGGATTGCACGAACCCTTGGTACATTTCCATAATCCGCTACAACTCCGACAAGTTCTATCTCATCACTTAAGTATGCATAAATTAGCGCAATGGTGTCATCGATTCCGACATCAGCGAAAAGCAGAACCTTCTTTTTCACAAGGAAACACTCCTGCCCTGTTTTTTTCACATTATATGGGAACCGGATATTGTCCCGTGTCAAAATGGCCGGAATACTAGGATCATGCTCCATTCATAATAAATTTTATAAATTTCTACCCAAACTATTGAACTTAACGGTACCGTAAATGGTAAAATGAAAGTATCGGAATATTCTTAAAATAAAATGAGCAACGATATAGTTCAAGAGAAATTGAATCTATAGGTGAGAAATAAATGAATGTACCCGTTCAGGACTGCCGCCATGCTGCAGGAAAATAAGTAAAAGGAGAGAAGGTACATAATGAAGAAAATAGAAAACTTTTATCTTGAGGATCCTCACCTTCAGCAGCTTATGCGCCGCTATCTTAAAGGCGATTTTTATCAATGGGCGAATAAGGAACTGGCCGATTTCGGTGAAATGTGTGCTGTCAGTATCGATGAGCGGGCGGTTCACACCGACCGTGAAGGGCAGCCCCGGCTGATCAAATATAATCGCTTCGGTGAAGAAATTTCAGAGATCTGGGTGAATGAAGGTTATAAGAAAACAGTCGAGGAGACTTATGAAAAAGGAATTGTGGGTTATATACACAAAGAAATACCCGAACTGGGGTGCAAGGGAAATTATCTTTATTCCTATGCCCAAGGATATCTCTTGTCACAAACCGAGCCAGGGTTTTACTGTCCAGTCACATTAACAATGGCAACGGCACTGCTGCTGGAAAAATATGCACCATCGGAAGTGAAAGAAAAGTTCTTGAAGCATGTGTTGGCGACGGGAGAAGTCGAATTGTATGAAGGAGCTACTTTCCTGACCGAGAGACAGGGGGGCTCGGATGTAGGGGCGAATTCAGTGCGTGCGGTTGAGAAGGGCAATGGCTATGAACTCTTTGGAGAAAAGTATTTCGCCTCCAATTCCGGTATGTGCGGTGTCGCAATGGTCCTGGCACGGATCGACGGTGCTCGAGGAGGTACAAAAGGACTCAGTTTGTTCGCAGTGCCATGGAGAAAGGAGGACGGCAGATTGAATGGCATTCATATCCGCAGATTGAAGGATAAGCTTGGCGTTCGTGCTGTACCTTCTGCTGAAATCGAGTTTGATGGAGCGAAAGCATACCTTGTGGGTGAACCGAATAAAGGCATTTATTATATGATGGAAGCCTTGAACCTGTCGCGGATCTGCAATGCCGTTGCGTCGATCGGTATCATGCGCCGAGCCTATTTGGAAGCGAGAAATTATGCGTGTTTCCGTGAGGCGTTTGGTGAGAAGCTGACGCACTACCCCATGATCAGAGAAAGTCTCGTTCAGTTGGCTGCTAAACAAGAGGTCGAGACGAGTGCAGTCTTCAGTTTGGTGGAAAAGTTTGACCGCGCAGCAAATGATGATATCCCCACAACTGAAGATGAAGAGGCGCTCACCAGGCTGCTCATCGCCATTTTGAAGAAAGAGAGTGCAGAACAGGCCATTCATTTTTCACATGAAGCAATTGAAATTCATGGAGGCAACGGGTATATCGAGGACTTCGTTCTGCCCCGCCTGCTAAGGGATGCACAAGTACTTACCGTCTGGGAGGGGACCGCGAATATACTAGGTCTTGAAGTGCTCCGCTTGATGAAGAAACATGAGGTACATGAGTTGTTTATCAAGGAAATGAAGAAGGTGATTGCTGGACTTCCTGAGGATCTTAGTATGTTAACTACAACGGTTCGAGAAGGATTGACTATCCTGGAAACCGTATTGGATAAAGTAGCAAGTGCTCATGAAGACACCCAGACGTATCACAGTAAGCGTATAGCGGAGTTAATGGTAAGGGTTTATGAAAGTGTCGTCGCATTGAGTGATGCAGCATTATTTGGGGGCGAGCGCAAGCGAATGATCGCAGAAGTGTTCATTGAGAATGCTTGGAAAAAGAATGAGTGGCTGGATTCAGAAATGAAATCACTTAAATATTTTGATGAAATCGTAGCAGTGAACGTTAAAGTTTAGTAGTGGTGGATTCCCCAGGCATACAGGTGCCCGGGGATTTTTTATTTTTCACAGCAGCATGGACAATCACATTCTTTTTTTGTTTGGCATTTACATCGCTTACACGTGCAGTTTTTCTTGATCATGGGGTCACCTCCACCGCTGGGTTTATTAGTAACAAGGGTAACCAACTTTGATGTTTTCATACTACTTCAAAAATTTTCTTGTGTTCTAAGCAACACAGTATAGAAAAGAGCTTTATTAAAACAAATTATCACTAGTCATGGCATGTTTTCCTTCTCTACTGCACATATTATTCCCAACTCAAATGAAAGGAGATGCGTATATTGAAAGAAGAAAAACATAATAAAGATGTACCACTGAAGGAAAAGGGCGACATGCAAACCATAGAGAATATTTCAAACAGTGAGAACGTACAGTCCCAACCACAACCCCAGCCAAAAGATTATGATGAAATCGAATATTGAATCGGTTATCATTAACATAATGACAATGGCCCGTCCCTTATATGAAGCGTTAAGGGACGGGTCTTCACATAGGGGGATGCAGGATGGTTGAAGTGGTGGTCAGACAGGAAATAATGGATGATTTTGCATTAATAAAAGATGTAAACGATCTCGCTTTTAAGAAGGAAGATGAATCGATTCTTATTGAGAAAATCAGGGAGAGTGAGGCATATATTCCGGAGCTTTCTCTTGTCGCGGTGACAGATCGAAAATTCTTGGCTGGACATATTCTATTCAGTAAAATACATATAGAGAATCATACGGGAAAAATGATTCCCTCCGTCGCATTGGGCCCTATTGCGGTACACCCGGATTATCAAGGGACGGGTATCGGGACTTCCCTGATACAGGAAGGAATTGCACGTGCAAGGAAGCTGGGATATACTTCAATGATCGTGCTGGGTCATCCGGCATACTATCCCCGCTTTGGATTTAAACGGGCAAGTGAGTTTGAAATAAAAGCCCCAATTGACATAGGGGACGAATACTTTATGGCGATGGAATTAGAAAGAGGCGGACTTAAGGGAATCACCGGCACAGTTCGTTATTCTGATCCTTTTGGAATCTAATGAATATGATTGCTCTCTTGCAAGAAAAAAAAGATAAATTTAAAGATTGATTAATAAATATATGAAAAGATTTAAGAGGCTGGACAAAGTGTTGTGTCCCAGCCTTCTTCATTATCAATTTAATTCATTTCTGCAACAGTGGCAGCCTATGCTGATTGTCGAATTTCTGTCAGTTTTTTTGCCTAATGGGTTTTATAAACATGCTATGATAGTCTTATGCTTATTTTTATAAAATGGGGGAGAACGCATTGAGTACAAAGAAAGCATCACCAATGAAATACTTAGTTATCATTACTCTATTGGTTGCCGTACTATTAGCAGCGATAGTCATGCTGAATAATAAAGCGCAGCCTAAGGATGAAACTCTCGAGTCTCATCCATCGACGGATGGTCAGCCGATCCTCGGCGAAGAGGGTGCACCTGTCTCGATCGTTGAGTTCGGGGATTTCAAGTGTCCCGCATGCAAAGCATGGGGAGAACAGATTTATCCTAGAGTCAAGAGTGACTTTATTGATACGGGCAAAGCGAATTTAACGTATGTAAATGTTTTATTCCATGGAGAAGAATCGATCCTTGCAGCACAGGCTGCAGAATCAGTTTTTAAACATGATCCCGATTCTTATTGGGAGTTCCAGAAGGAATTATATAAAGAGCAGCCTCAAGGCGGAAATCATGATGCTGCCTGGGTGACAGTGGACAAGCTGGTTGAAGTGGCTGAAAAGACCACAGATATGGATGCTGAACAATTGAAAAAGGATATTGAAGGTGAAGCAGCCAAAGACCAGCTTAACATCGATACAAATCTGGTAGAAGAATTTAACATAGAGCAAACACCGACAATTATTATCAACGGAACAAAATTAGAAGATCCATATGATTATGAAAGAATTAAATCACTTATTGAAGAAGGTCAGGAGTAATGAACGGGGAAAAGATTGATAAAACCCAACTTTTCATGTATGGAGCCTGGCTGATTTCAATCACTGCCACTTTGGGAAGCTTATATTTCAGTGAAGTGAAAGGGTTTATTCCATGTGAACTATGCTGGTATCAGCGGATATTCATGTATCCGTTGACCCTGATACTCGGTGTAGCCACTTTCCAAAATGATTCAGGCTTAAAGAAAATCGTCCTTCCAATGTCCATATTTGGAGGCATCATTTCAGTTTTTCATTATCTGGAGCAGAAGGTGCCAGGATTTGGAGGCATCAAGCCATGTGCAAGCGGAGTTCCATGCAATGCAGAATATATCAATTGGTTAGGCTTCATCACGATTCCATTTTTGGCATTGACCGCATTTAGTCTGATCACTATCTTTACTTTCTTCTGGACGAAATCCAAATAATAAAGAAAAGCTGAAGTTGTCATGACTTCAGCTTTTCTCTATCTTGGTGCCCATAAAATAACGGACACACCAATCATACATATAGCAGCACCAATGAAATCATACATATCAGGTGTGTTTTTATCGACCCACCACCCCCACAGAATGGCAAGGATGATGAACACTCCACCGTAAGCAGCATACACCCTTCCGAAGGTCGGGAAGTTTTGCAGCGTTGGAATGATTCCGTACAACACCAGGATCAAGCTGCCGAATACCCCATACCATGGTGAAGCATTTTCTCTCAGCCAGAGCCAGATTAGGTAACCTCCGCCAATTTCCGCCAGCCCTGCAATGATAAATAAACCAATGGCTGTCAACATGTTAAACACTACCTTTCATAAAATAGAAGAGATTGGTACAAGTATATCAAAGGCGGCTGCCAGAACATATCCTCTACATATTATATTTGACAGCTCCACGAACTTTTTTTATCATAAAAATACAATACATGAACACATTGTCATATATTGAAGTAGAATAGGAGTGACACCATGGGAAAAAATAATAAAGAAGATAAATTAGTCGAGTTTAAAAATGCAGAGTCAGCCAGCAATCAGGAAAACTGTGTTGAAATCGATGAAGAAACACTTTTCATCGTTACGCAAACGTTCAAAGCATTATCTGAACCGACAAGGGTGAAAATATTGCATTTATTAGCTCAAAAGGAGCATTCAGTAAATGAAATTGCGGAAAGATTGTCACTCCTCCAAACGACAGTTTCACATCAATTACGGTTCTTGAAGAATCTTCGATTGGTCAAATACAGACGTGAAGGGACAACGCTTTATTATTCTGCTGATGATGATCATGTGATGAACATGCTTCAGCAGACGATGCATCATGCAAGACATCACTAACTATCACGGGGGAATATCCATGAATGAATATAAACTTCAGGGCCTTACATGCGGCAACTGTGCGAGGGAAATGGAGGAGAGAATTAATCAATTAGAAAACGGAGAGGGATCAAGAATCCTTTATAACAGCAGTAAGCTGGTGTTAAGTGATGGAGTCGACATGCATAAGGTTGAAAAAATTCTTTCATCGGACGGAGCGGCAATTATGAAAGAAAATCCTGATGCTCATTCTGACCAGGGTCACGCACATGACCATTCCCATACCAGCAGTGATAAAATGAAAATCCTGATCGGCTTGTCGGCGATCATTTTCTTTTCAGCTATATATGTAGACACTCAATTGAATAATATCGTGCCTGTAATCATGTACCTTACAGCCGCAGCCACAAGTGGTTATCCTACTTTTATCAAAGGTGCGAAAAATCTGCTCAATTTGAAATTCAATATAGATACATTGATGACTATTGCTTTAATAGGCGCTTTTTCCATTGGTGAATGGAAAGAAGGAACACTTGTTGCGATCCTATTTGGCATCAACGAACTGCTTGAAGGCTTAGGAATGGAAAAAGCAAGGAAGTCCATGGAAGAACTTCTCAAAGTGGCTCCGAAAGAAGCGATCCTGATTGAAAACGGACAAGAAAGCGTAGTACCGATCAGTTCCTTGAGTGTTGGGGATTTGGTGCTGGTGAAATCCGGTCAGAAGATTCCATCCGACGGGATTGTGGCTACCGGTAAAAGTTCTGTAAACGAAGCTGCCATTACAGGTGAGGCGATGCCTGTGGAAAAAGAAAAGGATGAAAAAGTATTCGGTGGAAGTATTACCAACGAAGGGGTCCTAAAAGTAACAATTACGAAAGAATATCAAGATTCATCTCTTGCAAAAATTCTTCATTTGGTAGAAGAAGCACAGGAAACCAAAACCCCGACCGAGCAATTTATTAATCGCTTTGCCAAATACTATACACCCATCATTATGGTGATATCTGCTCTTGTAATGATCATCCCTCCACTCCTATTAAGTGGAGAATGGGGATTCTGGTTTTACCAAGGACTGGCTGTTCTCATCGTGGGCTGTCCATGTGCACTGATCCTGTCCTCTCCGATTGCGATTGTTTCGGGGATTGCCCGGAATGCTAAAAATGGAATCCTTATCAAAGGCGGGGTATTCCTTGAACAGCTTGGAAAGATTGATACCGTAGCATTTGATAAAACTGGTACACTGACTAAGGGGCATCCTTATGTAGAGAAAATGGTTGTTTTTGATGAAGAAAACTTTCTCCATGTGGCGGGTTCAGTTGAAAAATCTTCATCACACCCAGTTGCAAAAGCAGTGATGGAAAAAGTGAACGGTCAAAAAATTTCTCTTGCAGAGCCTGAAGAAATCAGCACGATATCTGGTCAAGGAGTATCTGCAGTCATTGAAGGTAAATCATACAAGGTAGGAAATGAAAAAAGTATTGCCTTCACATTACCTTCTGATATTTCAGAACACATCAATGCTTTAAAAAGTGAAGGATATACACTGGTGATTGTTTCGAGTGAAGAAAAAGTGTTGGGCATCTTTGGCATCACTGATGAAATCAGGGATGAAAGTAAAGAAATTATAGATGAGCTTTATTCAGCCGGAATCAAACATACCGTGATGCTTACAGGTGATCACAATAAAACGGCTGAAAAAGTTGCAAAGCAAGTCGGGTTGACGAATTACTATGCAGGTCTGCTTCCAGATGAAAAGGTGGCAAAAGTGAAAGAACTGACTGCAAGCGGAAAGGTTGCCATGGTTGGTGACGGGATAAACGATGCACCAGCATTGGCAACTGCAGACCTGGGCATTGCCATGGGTAAAGGGACTGACAGTGCAATCGAAACGGCTGATATTGTCTTGATGCAGGATCATCTGGGAAAGCTGCCTTCAGCCATTAAAATATCAAAGAGAGTGAATAAAATCATCAAA encodes:
- a CDS encoding TraB/GumN family protein → MEEQNITRLSLDGKEYILIGTAHVSKKSAEQVKEVIEREQPDSVCVELDEQRYQSIMQGDKWKETDIFKVIKDRKATFLLMNLAISSFQKRMAKQLGIQAGQEMIQGIESAKETGAELVLADRNIQVTFSRIWSNVGFTGKAKLLMQIIYSIFSNDNISEEELEKLKSKDMLEGMLNEFTETFPRLKKPLIDERDQYLSQKIKEAPGKKIVAVLGAAHVPGIKEEIKKEHNLDQLNERPPKSQLPKIIGWGIPVFILALIAYTFISNPDAGMQQSISWILWNGGFSALGVAIAFGHPLAILTAFIAAPITSLNPLLAAGWFAGAVQAYFKRPNVADFDRLSEDVLSVKGFWSNKVTRVLLIVVLANLGSSLGTFIGGADVVRLFFENL
- a CDS encoding GNAT family N-acetyltransferase, whose translation is MFKSLTTNRLQLRPFTKSDAPDIQKLASNKEVAGIIGLPQPYLLQHAIDWIDIQPALFENGTEYPLAITLKETDELIGTITLRVDKKNQKGELGYWIGQPYWGRGLATEAVKKMMNFGIEDLGLNKIFASALSKNTGSIAVLQKAGLKREGVLKEDRLFSGHFEDIDIYGIVKKDYESNH
- a CDS encoding CBO0543 family protein, translated to MKRKLETKVLRGLMIFGFLAFFQLIRKPPMKDWNIVFLLKSYVATFLDTIVVRNGYIKYPVTLFKSFDISVIFSYLLFPVTCVYFNQLTKHSRFPAIFLICTAFSLPMALVEHFLERNTKLIDYKRNWNWLFSLGSIFGSFIGVRFLYKLISYLSEKYTLQPTSSMEIKKNQLR
- a CDS encoding nucleoside hydrolase; translation: MKKKVLLFADVGIDDTIALIYAYLSDEIELVGVVADYGNVPRVRAIQTANFLMTYVPEEKKFPIIGGAEIPMTAKEPIFYPEIHGEYGLGPIIPDKLGNTTENFFEIVKIIEQYDGELTIVSVGRLTSLATMYILYPALMGTVKEIYVMGGAFWVPGNVTAVSEANFYSDPVAARLVMNYADNLTIIPLNVTDYAIVTPEMVDYIDSKGRTELLKPLLDYYYAFYKERNPDIQGSPVHDAITLMAPLYEDMFTFRELPVYIETTEGRINQGQSITDIRPYIKFEEDAKKHRIAFGFDYRKFFNRFMSVMTGEVFE
- a CDS encoding acyl-CoA dehydrogenase family protein, which encodes MKKIENFYLEDPHLQQLMRRYLKGDFYQWANKELADFGEMCAVSIDERAVHTDREGQPRLIKYNRFGEEISEIWVNEGYKKTVEETYEKGIVGYIHKEIPELGCKGNYLYSYAQGYLLSQTEPGFYCPVTLTMATALLLEKYAPSEVKEKFLKHVLATGEVELYEGATFLTERQGGSDVGANSVRAVEKGNGYELFGEKYFASNSGMCGVAMVLARIDGARGGTKGLSLFAVPWRKEDGRLNGIHIRRLKDKLGVRAVPSAEIEFDGAKAYLVGEPNKGIYYMMEALNLSRICNAVASIGIMRRAYLEARNYACFREAFGEKLTHYPMIRESLVQLAAKQEVETSAVFSLVEKFDRAANDDIPTTEDEEALTRLLIAILKKESAEQAIHFSHEAIEIHGGNGYIEDFVLPRLLRDAQVLTVWEGTANILGLEVLRLMKKHEVHELFIKEMKKVIAGLPEDLSMLTTTVREGLTILETVLDKVASAHEDTQTYHSKRIAELMVRVYESVVALSDAALFGGERKRMIAEVFIENAWKKNEWLDSEMKSLKYFDEIVAVNVKV
- a CDS encoding GNAT family N-acetyltransferase, giving the protein MVEVVVRQEIMDDFALIKDVNDLAFKKEDESILIEKIRESEAYIPELSLVAVTDRKFLAGHILFSKIHIENHTGKMIPSVALGPIAVHPDYQGTGIGTSLIQEGIARARKLGYTSMIVLGHPAYYPRFGFKRASEFEIKAPIDIGDEYFMAMELERGGLKGITGTVRYSDPFGI
- a CDS encoding thioredoxin domain-containing protein, which encodes MKYLVIITLLVAVLLAAIVMLNNKAQPKDETLESHPSTDGQPILGEEGAPVSIVEFGDFKCPACKAWGEQIYPRVKSDFIDTGKANLTYVNVLFHGEESILAAQAAESVFKHDPDSYWEFQKELYKEQPQGGNHDAAWVTVDKLVEVAEKTTDMDAEQLKKDIEGEAAKDQLNIDTNLVEEFNIEQTPTIIINGTKLEDPYDYERIKSLIEEGQE
- a CDS encoding disulfide oxidoreductase, producing MNGEKIDKTQLFMYGAWLISITATLGSLYFSEVKGFIPCELCWYQRIFMYPLTLILGVATFQNDSGLKKIVLPMSIFGGIISVFHYLEQKVPGFGGIKPCASGVPCNAEYINWLGFITIPFLALTAFSLITIFTFFWTKSK
- a CDS encoding YnfA family protein, with amino-acid sequence MLTAIGLFIIAGLAEIGGGYLIWLWLRENASPWYGVFGSLILVLYGIIPTLQNFPTFGRVYAAYGGVFIILAILWGWWVDKNTPDMYDFIGAAICMIGVSVILWAPR
- a CDS encoding metalloregulator ArsR/SmtB family transcription factor codes for the protein MGKNNKEDKLVEFKNAESASNQENCVEIDEETLFIVTQTFKALSEPTRVKILHLLAQKEHSVNEIAERLSLLQTTVSHQLRFLKNLRLVKYRREGTTLYYSADDDHVMNMLQQTMHHARHH